In a single window of the Anaerocolumna cellulosilytica genome:
- the hisB gene encoding imidazoleglycerol-phosphate dehydratase HisB, whose translation MARRAVIERKTKETDINLTVDLDGTGNAQIDTGIGFFDHMLHSFARHGFFDLTLKVTGDLYVDGHHTVEDTGIVLGQAIKQALGDKKGIKRYGSTMLPMDETLALCAIDLSGRPYLVFDVELTTDRVGYLDTELVKEFFYAISYSAGMNLHIKVLHGSNNHHIIEAIFKAFARALDEASAKDERIQDVLSTKGVVD comes from the coding sequence ATGGCAAGAAGAGCAGTCATTGAAAGAAAAACCAAGGAAACAGACATAAACCTTACTGTAGATTTGGATGGAACAGGAAATGCCCAAATAGATACCGGCATCGGATTTTTTGACCATATGCTTCATAGTTTTGCAAGACATGGTTTTTTTGATTTAACCCTAAAAGTAACTGGAGATTTATATGTGGACGGACATCATACAGTAGAAGATACCGGAATAGTTCTTGGACAGGCAATCAAACAGGCACTCGGGGATAAGAAGGGCATAAAACGGTATGGCAGTACTATGCTTCCAATGGATGAAACGCTTGCTTTATGTGCCATTGATTTGTCAGGCCGTCCTTATCTAGTCTTTGATGTGGAATTAACCACGGACAGAGTAGGATATCTGGATACAGAGTTGGTGAAAGAATTTTTTTATGCCATATCATACAGTGCAGGTATGAACCTTCATATAAAGGTATTGCATGGAAGTAATAATCATCATATTATTGAAGCTATCTTTAAGGCATTTGCCAGAGCATTAGACGAAGCTTCTGCAAAAGATGAGCGGATACAGGATGTTTTGTCTACTAAGGGAGTGGTAGA
- the hisD gene encoding histidinol dehydrogenase, which produces MKILKLDTETKKDLLNNLLKRSPNQYDTYMETVSLIIEDVRANGNHALFAYTKQFDKADISKDNILVTEAEYEEAYQTVAPEVIEVIKKAAINIKNYHAKQKQYSWFDSEPNGVILGQKVTPLSSVGVYVPGGKAAYPSSVLMNVLPARVAGVKEVIMVTPPDRDGKIYAGTLVAAREAGVDRIYKAGGAQAIAALAFGTESVPKVDKIVGPGNIYVALAKKAVYGHVSIDSIAGPSEILVLADETANPRYIAADLLSQAEHDELASAILVTTSSEVAEQVLKEVEGFTAILSRKEIIKKSLDNYGYILIASNIEEAIAAANEIASEHLEILTKDPFQIMTKIENAGAIFLGEYSSEPLGDYFAGPNHVLPTNGTAKFFSPLSVDDFIKKSSIISYSKEALEPIHKDIVTFAEAEGLTAHANSISVRFEEKGEEC; this is translated from the coding sequence ATGAAGATATTAAAGTTAGATACAGAAACCAAAAAAGATTTGCTTAACAATCTTTTAAAAAGAAGTCCGAATCAATACGACACTTATATGGAAACCGTGAGTCTGATTATTGAAGATGTGAGGGCAAATGGCAACCACGCATTGTTTGCATACACAAAGCAGTTTGACAAGGCAGATATCAGTAAAGACAATATTTTAGTTACTGAAGCAGAGTATGAGGAAGCTTACCAGACCGTTGCTCCCGAAGTAATTGAGGTAATTAAAAAAGCAGCCATAAATATAAAAAACTATCATGCGAAGCAAAAACAGTACAGTTGGTTTGACAGTGAGCCAAATGGAGTTATTTTAGGACAAAAGGTTACGCCTTTATCTTCTGTAGGGGTGTATGTTCCCGGTGGAAAAGCTGCTTATCCCTCCTCTGTACTTATGAATGTTCTTCCTGCAAGAGTGGCAGGGGTTAAAGAAGTGATTATGGTGACGCCTCCGGATAGGGACGGTAAAATTTATGCCGGAACCCTGGTTGCAGCAAGGGAAGCAGGAGTTGATAGAATATATAAAGCCGGAGGAGCCCAGGCAATCGCTGCCTTGGCCTTTGGTACAGAAAGTGTCCCTAAGGTAGATAAAATAGTAGGACCCGGTAATATCTATGTAGCACTTGCCAAAAAAGCTGTGTATGGGCATGTAAGTATAGACTCCATTGCAGGGCCCAGTGAAATCCTTGTACTTGCTGATGAAACTGCTAACCCCAGATATATCGCAGCAGATCTTCTATCCCAGGCTGAGCATGATGAATTGGCATCAGCAATTTTAGTTACGACTAGCAGTGAAGTTGCAGAGCAGGTGTTAAAGGAAGTAGAGGGATTTACTGCCATATTATCCAGAAAAGAAATTATTAAAAAATCTCTTGATAATTATGGATATATTCTAATTGCCTCAAATATAGAAGAGGCCATAGCAGCTGCTAATGAAATAGCCTCTGAACATCTAGAGATTTTAACTAAAGACCCTTTTCAGATAATGACAAAGATAGAGAATGCAGGTGCTATATTCCTTGGTGAATATAGCAGTGAACCGTTAGGAGATTACTTTGCAGGACCAAATCATGTACTTCCAACCAATGGTACGGCAAAATTCTTCTCACCTCTTAGTGTAGATGACTTTATTAAGAAATCAAGCATTATATCCTATTCAAAAGAAGCTTTGGAGCCTATTCATAAGGACATAGTTACCTTTGCCGAAGCAGAAGGCTTAACTGCGCATGCCAATTCCATCTCCGTACGTTTTGAAGAGAAAGGGGAAGAGTGTTAA
- the hisG gene encoding ATP phosphoribosyltransferase: protein MRYLTFALAKGRLAKKTLEILEQVGYTCEEMKDPDSRKLIFVNEEQKIKIFLAKANDVPTYVEYGAADIGVVGRDTILEEGRKLYEVIDLGLGKCRMCVAGPKEAMELLQHGELIRVATKYPNIAKDYFYNKKHQTVEIIKLNGSIELAPIVGLSEVIVDIVETGSTLRENGLDVLEEICPLSARMVVNQVSMKMQHERITRLITALREVLAKNS, encoded by the coding sequence ATGAGATATTTAACCTTTGCCCTTGCTAAGGGAAGACTTGCAAAAAAGACTCTGGAAATTCTGGAGCAGGTGGGATATACCTGTGAAGAAATGAAAGATCCGGACTCCAGAAAATTAATATTCGTTAATGAGGAACAAAAAATAAAAATATTCCTTGCGAAAGCCAATGATGTGCCAACTTATGTTGAATATGGTGCTGCTGATATCGGAGTAGTAGGCCGTGATACCATATTGGAAGAGGGCCGCAAACTTTATGAAGTCATTGATTTGGGACTTGGAAAATGCAGAATGTGTGTAGCCGGACCCAAAGAGGCAATGGAATTATTGCAGCACGGGGAACTGATACGTGTAGCTACTAAATACCCCAATATAGCGAAAGATTATTTTTATAATAAAAAGCATCAAACGGTTGAAATTATAAAATTAAATGGTTCCATAGAGCTTGCGCCCATTGTAGGTCTGTCTGAGGTTATCGTGGATATTGTGGAAACCGGGTCTACCTTAAGAGAAAACGGACTGGATGTTCTTGAAGAAATCTGTCCGTTATCAGCTCGTATGGTGGTAAATCAGGTGAGTATGAAGATGCAGCATGAGAGAATTACAAGACTAATCACTGCTCTTAGGGAAGTGTTGGCAAAAAATTCGTAA
- the hisZ gene encoding ATP phosphoribosyltransferase regulatory subunit — MIERLLHTPEGVRDIYNAECERKLVLQNKLHHIMKLHGFKDIQTPTFEFADIFSQERGTVAPKHMYKFFDREGNTLVLRPDITPSIARCAAKYYKEEMFPIRLCYMGSTFINNSSYQGKLKESTQLGAELINDATPQGDAEMLALTIECLLDAGLKEFQVEIGEAEFFCGLSEEAGFNAEEESQLRHLIEQKNMFGVEELISSKDISPELKKVFLTLPELFGNLEKLSEAKALTKNKRALQAIERLEQLYDILSVYGLEQYITFDLGMLSKYNYYTGIIFRAYTYGTGDTIANGGRYDNLVGQFGKEAPAIGLAILVDQLLLALSRQKIEIKGEPENTLILYKKHLLKNAIVLANHFRSQSMNIELLAVEEEKEIDEYIAYSRRNGIGGILYFTESELIQVIQSDTGTVTAARIQDFM, encoded by the coding sequence ATGATAGAAAGATTATTACATACACCGGAAGGTGTGAGAGATATTTATAATGCAGAATGTGAACGAAAACTGGTACTTCAGAATAAACTTCATCATATAATGAAGCTTCACGGTTTTAAGGACATACAGACACCGACCTTTGAATTTGCTGATATTTTCAGTCAGGAAAGAGGAACTGTAGCCCCTAAGCACATGTATAAATTTTTTGACAGAGAAGGAAATACATTGGTATTAAGGCCGGATATTACTCCATCTATTGCCAGATGTGCAGCAAAATACTACAAAGAAGAAATGTTTCCTATCAGGCTTTGTTACATGGGAAGTACATTCATAAATAACAGCAGTTATCAAGGGAAATTAAAGGAATCTACCCAGTTAGGTGCAGAGCTTATCAATGATGCAACTCCTCAGGGGGATGCAGAAATGCTGGCTTTAACCATTGAGTGCCTATTAGATGCCGGACTGAAGGAATTTCAGGTAGAAATTGGTGAAGCAGAATTTTTCTGCGGTTTATCGGAGGAAGCCGGATTTAATGCGGAAGAAGAGTCTCAACTGCGTCATCTAATCGAACAGAAAAATATGTTTGGTGTGGAAGAGTTAATATCCAGTAAAGATATCAGCCCGGAACTGAAAAAAGTATTTTTGACCCTTCCAGAGCTTTTTGGCAATCTTGAGAAACTATCTGAGGCAAAAGCGCTAACAAAAAATAAAAGGGCACTACAGGCGATTGAACGTCTGGAACAACTCTATGATATATTATCTGTATACGGTTTGGAACAATACATTACCTTTGACCTTGGAATGTTAAGCAAATACAATTATTATACAGGAATCATATTCCGTGCATATACCTATGGTACCGGAGATACTATAGCAAATGGAGGAAGATATGATAATTTGGTGGGACAGTTCGGTAAGGAAGCACCGGCAATCGGACTAGCCATCTTAGTTGATCAGTTGTTATTGGCTCTTTCAAGACAAAAAATTGAAATAAAAGGGGAACCGGAAAACACCCTGATATTATATAAAAAACATCTTCTAAAAAATGCAATTGTTTTGGCAAATCATTTCAGAAGCCAAAGTATGAATATAGAGTTGCTGGCAGTGGAAGAAGAAAAAGAAATCGATGAATACATTGCATATTCCAGGAGGAATGGAATTGGTGGGATTCTTTACTTTACCGAGTCAGAGTTAATCCAGGTAATTCAGTCAGATACAGGAACGGTAACAGCGGCAAGAATTCAGGATTTTATGTAA
- a CDS encoding ISNCY family transposase — translation MNEEKRYEVIKKLVDTNGNKKNAALKIGCTERHINRMIAGYKRDGKSFFIHGNRGRTPAHALSKETKQTVLDLYRSKYFDTNFTHCIELLEKYEGISISVSTLNSILEKEYILSPKATRSKKRKTKLKLKHLKTQTKSKKILAELQSNIVAIEDAHSRRPRCAYFGEMLQMDASIHLWFGDTKTQLHIAVDDATGTIVGAYFDEQETLKGYYNVFHQVLTEYGIPYLFFTDNRTVFEYKQKNAPSIEEDTYTQFAYACKQLGVEIKTSSIPQAKGRVERLFQTLQSRLPVELRLAGINTLSEANAFLNSYIKEYNAKFALETNLIKSVFEKQPVLEEINLVLSVLTERKIDNGHCLKFKNKYFKTLDKNGHQVHFYKGTKAMVIEAFDGNKYCCIDESIYALEAIPSHEKISKNFDLTLSQNRTIKRKIPGMHHPWRRQEFWRFVKMQEHHWNDEVPA, via the coding sequence ATGAATGAAGAAAAACGTTATGAAGTAATAAAGAAGTTAGTAGACACAAACGGAAATAAAAAGAATGCTGCCTTGAAGATCGGTTGCACCGAAAGACATATCAATAGAATGATTGCAGGATATAAACGTGATGGTAAATCCTTTTTTATACATGGAAACAGAGGTCGGACTCCTGCTCATGCTCTTTCAAAAGAAACCAAGCAAACTGTCCTAGATTTATATCGTAGTAAGTACTTCGATACGAATTTTACTCATTGTATCGAGCTTCTAGAGAAGTATGAGGGAATTTCTATTTCTGTATCTACATTGAACTCTATTTTAGAAAAAGAATATATTCTTTCTCCAAAAGCTACCCGATCAAAAAAAAGAAAAACCAAACTAAAACTTAAACATTTGAAAACACAAACTAAATCTAAAAAGATACTAGCAGAGTTGCAATCCAATATCGTTGCAATCGAGGATGCACATTCCAGACGTCCTAGATGTGCTTATTTTGGCGAAATGCTTCAAATGGATGCTTCGATCCACTTGTGGTTCGGTGATACGAAAACTCAGCTTCACATCGCTGTCGATGATGCAACTGGTACTATTGTCGGTGCTTACTTTGATGAACAAGAAACTTTAAAAGGATACTACAATGTGTTTCATCAAGTACTTACTGAGTATGGTATTCCCTATTTATTTTTTACCGATAACCGTACAGTTTTTGAATATAAACAAAAAAACGCCCCTTCTATCGAAGAGGACACATACACACAATTCGCTTATGCTTGTAAACAGCTAGGTGTTGAAATCAAGACCAGCAGTATACCACAAGCAAAAGGTCGAGTGGAACGATTGTTCCAAACCTTACAATCTCGCCTACCAGTCGAATTACGCCTGGCAGGCATAAACACACTTAGCGAAGCAAATGCATTCTTAAACTCCTACATAAAAGAATACAATGCCAAGTTTGCTCTAGAGACCAATCTTATCAAATCTGTCTTTGAAAAGCAACCCGTTTTAGAAGAAATAAATCTTGTTCTTTCTGTTCTTACAGAAAGAAAGATAGATAATGGACACTGTTTGAAGTTTAAAAATAAGTATTTTAAGACACTTGATAAGAACGGGCATCAGGTACACTTTTATAAGGGGACAAAGGCAATGGTAATAGAAGCATTTGACGGTAATAAATACTGTTGTATAGATGAGAGTATTTATGCGCTAGAAGCAATTCCGTCACATGAGAAAATATCAAAAAACTTTGATCTTACGCTGTCGCAGAATAGAACAATAAAGCGGAAGATACCAGGGATGCATCATCCTTGGAGAAGGCAAGAATTCTGGCGTTTTGTTAAAATGCAGGAACACCACTGGAATGATGAAGTCCCTGCTTAA
- a CDS encoding Holliday junction resolvase RecU, producing the protein MPSWNSRGLRGSALEELINLTNSRYREKKLALIQKIPTPITPTCIDKEKRHITLAYFEEKSTVDYIGVVQGIPVCFDAKECATDTFALQNIHDHQVKFMEDFEQQGGISFLLIYFSKRNLYHYLPYNKLLNFWNRALEGGRKSFRLEELCTDNEIKCVNNLYIHYIENIAKEMDEREKEKDNSVKHF; encoded by the coding sequence ATGCCTTCATGGAATTCCAGAGGTCTTAGAGGGTCTGCACTGGAAGAGTTGATTAACCTTACCAATTCCAGATACCGGGAAAAAAAATTGGCTCTTATTCAGAAGATTCCCACCCCTATTACGCCCACTTGTATTGATAAGGAGAAAAGACATATAACCCTTGCCTATTTCGAAGAAAAAAGTACGGTAGATTATATAGGGGTAGTTCAGGGGATACCGGTATGTTTTGATGCAAAGGAATGTGCCACCGATACATTTGCTCTTCAGAATATACATGATCATCAGGTGAAATTTATGGAAGATTTTGAACAGCAGGGAGGGATTTCTTTCCTGCTGATTTATTTTTCCAAAAGGAATCTATATCATTATTTACCTTATAATAAATTACTCAATTTCTGGAACAGAGCTTTAGAAGGAGGAAGAAAAAGTTTTCGCCTAGAGGAGCTGTGTACGGATAATGAGATAAAATGTGTAAATAATTTATATATCCATTATATTGAAAATATTGCGAAAGAAATGGATGAACGTGAAAAAGAAAAGGATAACAGTGTCAAGCATTTTTGA
- a CDS encoding RluA family pseudouridine synthase yields the protein MKLIVVEKNEAGQRLDKLLMKLLGKAPKSFIYKMLRKKNITLNGKKAEGSEKTQVNDEIRLFLSEETIQNFSQAVTVVPIKQELSVIYEDSEILIINKPAGLLSQKAEKEDISLVEHVQAYLLESGQLTEEQLITFKPGICNRLDRNTSGLVVAGKTLAGLQVMSELFRERKLDKYYICIVKGVIKEAKRITGYLAKDERTNKVTITQKPGPNQSPIQTEYIPINLSTGFTLLKVKLITGKTHQIRAHLSSIGHPILGDTKYGDEALNAKFKRSHRLNHQLLHAYELTFPELGGAFAHLSTKTVKAEPEELFLKIQESLFVS from the coding sequence ATGAAACTTATTGTAGTTGAGAAAAATGAGGCGGGACAGAGACTTGACAAGTTGCTAATGAAGCTGCTTGGAAAAGCTCCAAAAAGCTTTATCTATAAAATGCTCCGTAAAAAAAATATAACCTTAAACGGTAAGAAAGCAGAAGGGTCTGAAAAAACACAGGTGAACGATGAAATCAGACTGTTTTTGTCTGAGGAAACAATACAGAACTTCAGCCAGGCGGTCACAGTCGTTCCTATTAAACAGGAACTTTCCGTTATTTATGAAGATTCTGAAATTCTTATAATTAATAAACCAGCTGGGTTATTGTCACAAAAAGCAGAAAAAGAGGATATATCTCTTGTTGAGCATGTACAGGCTTATCTGCTTGAATCTGGACAATTAACAGAAGAACAGCTTATAACCTTTAAACCCGGTATATGTAATCGTTTGGATAGAAATACCAGTGGTCTTGTAGTAGCAGGTAAGACACTGGCAGGGTTGCAGGTAATGTCAGAATTGTTTAGAGAGCGCAAGTTAGATAAATACTATATATGCATTGTAAAGGGTGTTATAAAGGAAGCAAAGCGGATTACAGGCTATTTAGCAAAGGATGAAAGGACTAACAAGGTTACCATAACCCAGAAACCGGGACCCAACCAGTCACCGATTCAGACGGAATATATTCCTATCAATTTAAGCACAGGTTTTACTTTATTAAAAGTAAAGCTGATTACTGGAAAAACACATCAGATACGTGCCCACCTAAGCAGTATAGGACACCCTATATTGGGAGATACCAAGTATGGAGATGAGGCATTAAATGCAAAGTTTAAGAGAAGCCACCGGCTAAACCACCAATTGCTTCATGCTTATGAATTAACATTTCCCGAACTAGGCGGTGCGTTTGCACATTTATCTACTAAAACGGTAAAGGCAGAACCGGAAGAACTTTTTTTAAAAATACAGGAAAGTTTATTTGTAAGTTAA
- a CDS encoding HAD family hydrolase — MLADIKAVVFDLDGTLIDSMWLWEEIDVEYLKKFDIVLPGDLQPAITGMSFTETAQYFKDRFGIADSIDEIKEEWSSMAWEKYANEVPLKEGTKELLELLKKTGRKAGIATSNSRELVELVTEKLGISVYFDSIRTSCEVEKGKPSPDIYLLVAKDLEVLPEECLVFEDVIQGIMAGKSAGMKVCAVFDQASEMDTLAKQELADYYVESIREVLYDKRM, encoded by the coding sequence ATATTAGCGGATATAAAAGCGGTGGTTTTTGATTTAGACGGAACCTTAATTGATTCCATGTGGTTATGGGAGGAAATTGATGTAGAGTACTTAAAGAAGTTTGATATAGTACTTCCAGGGGATTTACAACCTGCAATTACGGGTATGAGTTTTACAGAGACCGCTCAGTACTTTAAAGATAGATTTGGAATAGCAGATTCAATTGATGAAATAAAAGAGGAATGGAGCAGCATGGCATGGGAAAAATATGCCAACGAAGTCCCTCTAAAAGAAGGTACAAAGGAATTGTTAGAACTGCTTAAGAAAACCGGAAGAAAGGCTGGGATAGCTACCAGTAATTCTAGAGAATTAGTAGAATTGGTAACGGAAAAACTTGGTATCAGTGTTTATTTTGATTCTATTAGAACATCTTGTGAGGTAGAAAAGGGGAAACCATCTCCGGATATATACTTACTGGTTGCAAAAGATTTAGAAGTGCTGCCCGAAGAATGTCTTGTGTTTGAGGATGTGATACAAGGTATCATGGCAGGTAAAAGTGCGGGTATGAAGGTCTGTGCCGTTTTTGATCAGGCATCAGAAATGGATACGCTGGCTAAGCAGGAGTTGGCAGATTATTATGTGGAATCTATTCGGGAAGTATTATATGATAAAAGGATGTAA
- a CDS encoding pseudouridine synthase, with product MAGLVRLDKFLADMGTGTRSEVKLHIKKGKVTVNGEIEKSADRKIDVSRDRVAFDGSELIYAAMEYYMLHKPAGVVSATTDNLHTTVLDLIQEGMKREHFMKKELFPVGRLDKDTEGLLLITNDGELAHKLLSPKKHISKLYYAKVKGRVTAEDVNIFKTGIKLEEDFTTLPARLNILKADDVSEVEITIYEGKFHQIKRMFEAVKKEVIYLKRLQMGELVLDNSLKKGEYRKLTEAELKKLKG from the coding sequence ATGGCTGGCTTGGTGCGTTTAGATAAATTTCTTGCTGATATGGGGACGGGAACTAGAAGCGAAGTAAAACTTCATATCAAAAAGGGCAAGGTTACAGTGAATGGAGAAATAGAAAAATCAGCGGATAGGAAAATTGATGTAAGCAGAGATAGGGTTGCCTTTGATGGTAGTGAATTAATATATGCAGCAATGGAATATTATATGCTTCATAAACCGGCAGGAGTGGTTTCTGCCACGACTGACAATCTTCACACGACTGTACTAGATTTGATACAGGAAGGTATGAAAAGAGAACATTTCATGAAAAAAGAGCTTTTTCCGGTTGGTCGTCTGGATAAGGATACGGAAGGCTTGCTTTTAATAACCAATGATGGGGAGCTGGCTCATAAACTGCTTTCTCCTAAAAAGCATATATCCAAACTGTACTATGCAAAAGTGAAAGGAAGAGTCACAGCAGAAGATGTTAATATTTTTAAGACCGGCATAAAACTGGAAGAGGATTTTACAACACTTCCGGCTCGGTTAAACATTTTAAAGGCGGATGATGTCTCAGAAGTAGAGATAACCATATATGAAGGCAAGTTTCATCAAATTAAACGGATGTTTGAAGCAGTAAAAAAAGAAGTCATTTATTTAAAACGTCTGCAAATGGGAGAGCTTGTTTTGGATAATAGCCTTAAAAAGGGAGAATATAGAAAGTTAACAGAAGCTGAATTAAAAAAATTAAAAGGGTGA
- a CDS encoding RsmF rRNA methyltransferase first C-terminal domain-containing protein, with the protein MTLPKLFEDRMKELLKEEYEVFSSCFDEKHYSGLRVNTLKISPEEFEKICPFEIKRIPWISNGYYYNPKEQPAKHPYYYAGLYYIQEPSAMTPASLLPVKPGDKVLDLCAAPGGKSTELAAKLQGQGVLISNDISNSRAKALLKNIELFGTRNPVVISEAPAKLVNCFEGYFDKILVDAPCSGEGMFRKSPAIMKNWEQYGVAYYNKIQKEIILQAAKMLKPGGSLLFSTCTFSPEENEGTIAYLLKQCPEFKVVNPLTRVNKEGREVSYEGFSFGRPEWVDGPEELKNCIRLWPHRIKGEGHFITLLEKGAECKKSNISYKSGNKGKLSEEAEMFISGLGLPVKREQLELREDKLYLLPEGIPDLKGLRIMRAGLLLGEMKKNRFEPSQALACALKTGEYDKVLELTAESQDTIKYLKCETIEVDQGTSDGFNLVAVDGYPLGWGKLTGSTLKNKYLPGWRLL; encoded by the coding sequence ATGACATTACCCAAGTTATTCGAAGATAGGATGAAGGAACTTTTAAAGGAGGAATATGAAGTATTCAGTAGTTGCTTCGATGAAAAACATTATAGCGGTTTACGTGTAAATACATTAAAAATATCACCGGAAGAATTCGAGAAAATATGTCCATTTGAAATAAAGCGGATACCATGGATATCCAACGGTTATTATTATAATCCCAAAGAACAGCCCGCTAAGCATCCTTATTATTATGCAGGTCTTTATTATATACAGGAGCCCAGTGCTATGACTCCTGCTAGTCTTTTGCCTGTCAAACCAGGTGACAAGGTGCTTGATTTATGCGCTGCTCCAGGTGGAAAAAGTACAGAGCTTGCAGCAAAGCTACAGGGTCAAGGCGTACTAATATCAAATGATATTAGTAATTCCAGGGCAAAAGCGCTGTTAAAAAACATTGAACTTTTTGGAACAAGGAATCCGGTAGTAATCAGTGAAGCCCCTGCAAAGCTTGTTAATTGTTTTGAGGGTTATTTTGATAAGATATTAGTAGATGCACCATGCTCCGGTGAAGGCATGTTTCGTAAAAGTCCTGCTATTATGAAAAACTGGGAGCAGTATGGTGTTGCTTATTATAATAAGATTCAAAAAGAAATTATATTACAGGCTGCTAAAATGTTAAAACCTGGTGGAAGCCTTCTGTTTTCAACCTGCACTTTTTCACCCGAAGAGAATGAAGGAACAATCGCATACCTGCTAAAGCAGTGTCCTGAATTTAAGGTGGTCAATCCTCTTACCAGAGTAAATAAAGAAGGAAGAGAAGTTTCTTACGAAGGATTTTCATTTGGCAGACCGGAGTGGGTAGATGGACCGGAGGAATTAAAGAATTGTATTCGTCTATGGCCGCACAGGATAAAAGGTGAAGGTCATTTTATAACTCTTTTGGAAAAAGGGGCGGAGTGTAAGAAGAGCAATATATCTTATAAGAGCGGAAATAAAGGAAAACTATCAGAAGAGGCGGAAATGTTTATAAGTGGATTAGGTTTGCCGGTAAAAAGGGAACAGCTTGAACTTCGGGAGGACAAGCTATATCTGCTGCCGGAGGGAATACCAGATTTAAAAGGGCTTCGGATTATGAGAGCAGGTCTTTTGTTGGGAGAAATGAAAAAGAACCGGTTTGAACCTAGTCAGGCTCTGGCTTGTGCCTTAAAGACCGGGGAGTATGATAAAGTCTTAGAGTTAACGGCAGAAAGTCAAGACACTATAAAATACCTAAAATGTGAAACCATAGAAGTAGACCAGGGAACATCGGATGGTTTTAACCTGGTTGCAGTGGATGGATATCCCTTGGGATGGGGCAAATTAACAGGAAGTACTCTGAAAAATAAATATCTTCCAGGATGGCGTTTATTGTAA
- a CDS encoding GTP pyrophosphokinase, producing the protein MKIQMWREILDPYVLTVDELVVKFNHLIEEYRNMGAYSPIEQVHGRVKTISSILEKAQKKEIPLKDIEDKIEDIAGIRIICQFVEDIQKVVEIINKRTDMEIKSEKDYIKNMKSSGYRSYHLIIYYSVQTLEGTKKVQAEIQIRTLAMNFWATIEHSLQYKYKQNMPEHIKGRLSKAADAIIALDQEMSSVRGEIMDAQNSFKIKANMVADILNNIQNLYKVANKREVIKIQDEFFQIYETGDLEQLQRFHKELDIISEGYRAQSLR; encoded by the coding sequence ATGAAAATTCAAATGTGGAGAGAGATACTTGATCCCTATGTTTTAACGGTGGATGAGCTAGTGGTTAAGTTCAATCATTTAATAGAAGAATATCGTAATATGGGGGCATATTCACCCATTGAACAGGTGCATGGCAGAGTTAAGACGATATCAAGTATTTTGGAAAAAGCACAAAAGAAGGAAATTCCTTTAAAGGATATAGAGGATAAAATAGAAGATATTGCCGGAATTCGTATTATATGCCAGTTTGTTGAGGACATTCAAAAGGTTGTAGAAATTATCAATAAACGTACGGACATGGAGATTAAGAGTGAGAAGGATTATATAAAGAATATGAAATCCAGTGGCTATCGAAGTTATCACCTAATCATCTATTATTCCGTTCAGACTTTAGAAGGAACAAAAAAAGTACAAGCAGAGATACAGATACGTACATTAGCCATGAATTTCTGGGCTACCATAGAACATTCTCTGCAATATAAATACAAACAAAATATGCCGGAACATATTAAAGGAAGGTTGTCCAAGGCAGCAGATGCCATTATTGCCCTTGATCAGGAAATGTCTTCTGTCAGAGGTGAAATTATGGATGCACAGAATTCTTTTAAAATAAAGGCGAATATGGTTGCAGATATATTGAATAATATTCAAAACCTATATAAAGTGGCAAATAAAAGAGAAGTTATAAAAATTCAGGACGAGTTTTTTCAAATATATGAAACAGGTGACTTAGAGCAGTTACAGCGCTTTCATAAAGAACTGGACATTATATCAGAGGGATACCGGGCTCAAAGCCTGAGATAA